A genomic window from Solanum stenotomum isolate F172 chromosome 10, ASM1918654v1, whole genome shotgun sequence includes:
- the LOC125878373 gene encoding subtilisin-like protease isoform X2 → MGFLKILLIFIFCSFLKPSIQSDLETYIVHVESPENQISSQSSLTDLESYYLSFLPKSTNVISSSGDEEAASMIYSYHNVMKGFAARLTAAQVKEMEKKHGFVSAQKQRILSLHTTHTPSFIGLQQNMGLWKDSNFGKGVIIGVLDTGILPDHPSFSDVGMPPPPAKWKGVCESNFTTKCNNKLIGARSYQLGSGSPIDDNGHGTHTAGTAAGAFVKGANVFGNANGTAVGVAPLAHIAVYKVCNSDGCADTDVLAAMDAAIDDGVDILSISLGGGRSSDFHSNPIALGAYSATERGILVSCSAGNNGPFFGSVGNAAPWILTVGASTHDRKLKATVKIGNGEEFEGESAYQPKISNSTFFTLFDAGRNASDEFETPYCRPGSLTDPAIRGNIVICLAGGGVPGVDKGQAVKDAGGVGMIIINRPSSGVTKSANAHVLPALDISDADGTKILAYMNSTSNPVATITFQGTIIGDKNAPIVAGFSSRGPSGASIGILKPDIIGPGVNILAAWPTSVDDNKNTKSTFNIISGTSMSCPHLSGVAALLKSAHPDWSPAAIKSAIMTTADTLNLANSPILNERLLPADIYAIGAGHVNPSRANDPGLIYDTPFEDYVPYLCGLKYTDRQVGNLLQRKVNCSEVKSIPEAQLNYPSFSIFGLGSTPQTYTRTVTNVGDATSSYKVEVASPKGVVIEVEPSELNFSKLNQKLTYQVTFSKTTNSSNPEVVEGFLKWTSNRHSVRSPIALVLV, encoded by the exons ATGGGATTCTTGAAAATTCTTCTTATCTTCATATTTTGCTCTTTCCTAAAGCCTAGTATTCAGAGTGATCTCGAGACTTATATAGTCCATGTTGAATCACCTGAAAACCAAATTTCTAGTCAATCATCGTTAACAGATTTAGAGAGCTATTAC CTTTCTTTTTTGCCTAAAAGTACTAACGTGATTAGCTCGAGTGGAGATGAAGAGGCTGCTAGCATGATCTACTCCTACCATAATGTGATGAAAGGCTTTGCAGCAAGATTAACTGCAGCACAAGTGAAGGAAATGGAGAAGAAACACGGCTTTGTTTCTGCTCAGAAACAGAGGATTTTGTCCTTGCATACTACTCATACTCCAAGCTTTATTGGTTTGCAACAGAATATGGGCTTGTGGAAAGATTCCAATTTTGGAAAAGGCGTGATCATCGGAGTTCTAGACACTGGAATTCTTCCTGATCATCCTTCATTCAGTGACGTTGGGATGCCTCCCCCGCCTGCTAAGTGGAAAGGAGTTTGTGAGTCCAATTTCACTACAAAGTGTAACAACAAGCTCATTGGAGCCAGGTCTTACCAACTTGGCAGTGGTTCCCCGATAGATGATAATGGACATGGTACTCATACAGCAGGCACAGCTGCAGGAGCCTTTGTCAAAGGTGCTAATGTATTTGGGAATGCTAATGGTACTGCTGTTGGTGTTGCTCCTCTTGCCCACATAGCGGTATATAAG GTATGCAATTCTGATGGTTGTGCTGATACTGATGTCTTAGCTGCTATGGATGCAGCTATAGATGATGGCGTAGATATCCTTTCTATATCTCTTGGTGGAGGTCGTTCGAGTGATTTCCATAGTAATCCTATTGCTCTTGGGGCATATAGTGCAACAGAAAGAGGTATTCTTGTAAGTTGCTCTGCCGGCAATAATGGTCCTTTCTTTGGCTCAGTAGGAAATGCAGCCCCGTGGATTCTTACAGTAGGCGCTAGCACTCATGATAGAAAGCTAAAAGCTACTGTTAAGATTGGAAATGGAGAGGAATTTGAAGGAGAATCTGCTTATCAGCCAAAGATTTCCAACTCAACATTCTTCACTCTATTTGATGCTGGAAGAAATGCAAGTGACGAATTTGAAACCCCTTATTGCAGACCAGGGTCACTTACTGACCCTGCTATAAGAGGAAATATAGTCATATGTTTGGCCGGTGGTGGAGTTCCGGGGGTTGATAAAGGACAAGCTGTAAAGGATGCTGGAGGTGTTGGCATGATTATCATCAACCGGCCAAGCTCCGGTGTCACTAAATCAGCTAATGCTCATGTTCTTCCAGCATTGGATATTTCAGATGCAGATGGAACAAAAATCCTTGCTTATATGAACTCAACATCAAACCCTGTTGCTACAATCACGTTCCAAGGAACGATAATTGGAGATAAAAATGCTCCCATAGTAGCTGGATTTTCTTCTCGCGGACCAAGTGGAGCTAGTATTGGCATCTTAAAACCTGACATAATCGGTCCTGGTGTTAATATCCTTGCTGCTTGGCCTACCTCTGTGGATGACAACAAAAACACCAAATCCACATTCAATATTATATCAGGCACCTCAATGTCTTGCCCTCACCTTAGTGGCGTAGCAGCTCTGCTGAAGAGCGCACATCCTGATTGGTCTCCTGCTGCTATTAAGTCTGCAATCATGACAACCGCTGACACATTAAACCTTGCCAACAGTCCAATACTAAATGAAAGGCTCCTTCCTGCTGACATCTATGCAATTGGTGCAGGACATGTTAATCCATCGAGGGCAAATGATCCAGGACTAATTTATGATACACCATTCGAGGACTATGTACCTTATTTATGTGGTTTGAAGTACACAGATCGACAGGTAGGTAACCTGTTACAACGCAAGGTGAATTGCTCGGAGGTGAAAAGTATCCCTGAAGCACAATTAAACTATCCTTCGTTTTCCATATTTGGACTTGGATCAACTCCTCAGACATATACCAGAACTGTGACCAATGTTGGTGATGCTACATCATCTTACAAAGTGGAGGTAGCTTCACCAAAAGGCGTTGTCATCGAAGTTGAACCCTCCGAGCTAAATTTCTCCAAGTTGAACCAGAAGTTGACATACCAAGTGACATTTTCCAAGACAACTAATAGCTCAAACCCTGAAGTTGTTGAGGGATTCTTGAAGTGGACTTCTAATAGACACTCTGTGAGAAGCCCAATTGCACTTGTGTTGGTCTAA
- the LOC125878373 gene encoding subtilisin-like protease 4 isoform X3, with amino-acid sequence MGFLKILLIFIFCSFPWPSIQSDFETYIVHVDSPESLISTQSSLTDLEGYYLSFLPKSTTMISSSGNEEAASMIYSYHNVMKGFAARLTESQVKEMEKKHGFVSAQKQRIFSLHTTHTPSFLGLQQNIGVWKDSNYGKGVIIGVIDNGIFPDHPSFSDVGMPPPPAKWNGVCESNFTNKCNNKLIGARSYQLGNGSPIDDTGHGTHIAGTAAGAFVKGANIFGNANGTAVGVAPLAHIAIYKVCNSDGCAEIDIIAAMDAAIADGVDILSLSLGERRRLPFHSDNIALGAYSATERGILVSCSAGNSGPFSGSVENTAPWILTVGASTIDRKMKATVKLGNREEFEGESAYHPKISNSTFFTLFDAGENISDQSETPYCKPGSLNDPAVRGKIVLCLADGGVPGVDQGQAVKDAGGVGMIIINSPDDGVTKSADAHVLPAMDVSAADGTKIRAYMNSTSNPVATITFQGTIIGEKNAPAVASFSSCGPSGVSPGILKPDIIGPGVNILAAWPTFVDDNKNTKSTFNIISGTSMACPHLSGVAALLKSAHPDWSPAAIKSAIMTTADILNLANSPILDERLVPADIFAIGAGHVNPSRANDPGLIYDTPFEDYVPYLCGLKYTNRQVGNLLQRKVNCSEVKSIPEAQLNYPSFSIFGLGSTPQTYTRTVTNVGDATSSYKVEVASPKGVVIEVEPSELNFSKLNQKLTYQVTFSKTTNSSNPEVVEGFLKWTSNRHSVRSPIALVLV; translated from the exons ATGGGATTCTTGAAAATCCTTCTTATTTTCATCTTTTGCTCTTTCCCATGGCCTAGTATACAGAGTGATTTCGAGACTTATATAGTCCATGTTGATTCCCCTGAAAGCCTAATTTCAACTCAATCATCGTTAACAGATTTAGAGGGCTATTACCTTTCTTTTTTGCCTAAAAGTACTACAATGATTAGCTCAAGTGGAAATGAAGAGGCTGCTAGCATGATCTACTCCTACCACAATGTGATGAAAGGCTTTGCAGCAAGATTAACAGAATCACAAGTGAAGGAAATGGAGAAGAAACACGGCTTTGTCTCTGCTCAGAAACAGCGGATTTTCTCCTTGCATACTACTCATACTCCAAGTTTTCTTGGTTTGCAACAGAACATTGGTGTATGGAAGGATTCAAACTATGGGAAAGGCGTGATCATCGGAGTTATAGACAATGGAATTTTTCCTGATCATCCTTCATTTAGCGATGTTGGGATGCCTCCTCCGCCTGCTAAGTGGAACGGAGTTTGTGAGTCTAATTTCACTAACAAGTGTAACAACAAGCTTATTGGAGCGAGGTCTTACCAACTTGGCAATGGTTCCCCGATAGACGATACAGGACATGGTACACACATAGCAGGCACAGCTGCTGGAGCCTTTGTGAAAGGTGCTAATATATTTGGGAATGCTAATGGCACAGCGGTTGGTGTTGCCCCTCTTGCCCATATAGCCATATATAAGGTATGCAATTCTGATGGTTGTGCTGAAATAGATATCATAGCCGCTATGGATGCAGCTATAGCTGATGGCGTAGATATTCTTTCTCTGTCTCTTGGTGAACGTCGTAGGCTTCCTTTCCATAGTGACAATATTGCTCTCGGGGCGTATAGTGCAACAGAGAGAGGTATTCTTGTAAGTTGTTCTGCAGGCAATAGTGGTCCATTCAGTGGCTCAGTAGAAAACACAGCCCCGTGGATTCTTACTGTAGGCGCTAGCACTATTGATAGAAAGATGAAAGCTACTGTTAAGCTTGGAAATAGAGAGGAATTTGAAGGAGAATCTGCTTATCATCCAAAGATTTCCAACTCAACATTCTTCACTCTATTTGATGCTGGAGAAAATATAAGTGATCAATCTGAAACCCCTTATTGTAAACCAGGGTCACTCAATGACCCTGCTGTAAGAGGAAAGATAGTATTATGTTTGGCAGATGGTGGCGTTCCGGGGGTTGATCAAGGACAAGCTGTAAAGGATGCTGGAGGTGTTGGCATGATTATCATCAACAGTCCAGATGACGGAGTCACTAAATCAGCTGATGCTCATGTTCTTCCAGCAATGGATGTTTCAGCTGCAGATGGAACGAAAATTCGTGCCTATATGAACTCAACATCGAACCCTGTTGCTACAATCACGTTCCAAGGAACGATAATTGGGGAGAAAAATGCTCCTGCAGTtgcttcattttcttcttgcGGACCAAGTGGAGTTAGTCCTGGCATCTTGAAACCTGACATAATCGGTCCTGGTGTTAATATCCTTGCTGCTTGGCCTACCTTCGTGGATGACAACAAAAACACCAAATCCACATTCAATATCATATCAGGCACCTCAATGGCTTGCCCTCATCTTAGTGGCGTAGCAGCTCTGCTGAAGAGCGCACATCCTGATTGGTCTCCTGCTGCTATTAAGTCTGCAATCATGACAACCGCTGACATATTAAACCTTGCAAATAGTCCAATACTAGACGAAAGGCTCGTTCCTGCTGATATCTTTGCAATTGGTGCAGGACATGTTAATCCATCGAGGGCAAATGATCCAGGACTGATTTATGATACACCATTCGAGGACTATGTACCTTATTTATGTGGTTTGAAATACACAA ATCGACAGGTAGGTAACCTGTTACAACGCAAGGTGAATTGCTCGGAGGTGAAAAGTATCCCTGAAGCACAATTAAACTATCCTTCGTTTTCCATATTTGGACTTGGATCAACTCCTCAGACATATACCAGAACTGTGACCAATGTTGGTGATGCTACATCATCTTACAAAGTGGAGGTAGCTTCACCAAAAGGCGTTGTCATCGAAGTTGAACCCTCCGAGCTAAATTTCTCCAAGTTGAACCAGAAGTTGACATACCAAGTGACATTTTCCAAGACAACTAATAGCTCAAACCCTGAAGTTGTTGAGGGATTCTTGAAGTGGACTTCTAATAGACACTCTGTGAGAAGCCCAATTGCACTTGTGTTGGTCTAA
- the LOC125878373 gene encoding subtilisin-like protease isoform X1 — translation MGFLKILLIFIFCSFLKPSIQSDLETYIVHVESPENQISSQSSLTDLESYYLSFLPKSTNVISSSGDEEAASMIYSYHNVMKGFAARLTAAQVKEMEKKHGFVSAQKQRILSLHTTHTPSFIGLQQNMGLWKDSNFGKGVIIGVLDTGILPDHPSFSDVGMPPPPAKWKGVCESNFTTKCNNKLIGARSYQLGSGSPIDDNGHGTHTAGTAAGAFVKGANVFGNANGTAVGVAPLAHIAVYKVCSSDGGCSDSDILAAMDAAIDDGVDILSISLGGSTKPFHDDGIALGTYSAAERGIFVSAAAGNSGPSVGTVANEAPWILTVGASTHDRKLKAAVKLGNSEEFEGESAYHPKTSNSTFFTLYDAGKNESDQFGTPFCSPGSLSDPAIKGKIVLCLRSRSLLKVDQGQSVKDAGGVGMIIINEQEEGVTKSAEAHVLPALDISNADGKKILAYMNSSSNPVALITFHGTVIGDKNAPIVASFSSRGPSVASPGILKPDIIGPGVNVLAAWPTSVDDNKNTKSTFNIISGTSMSCPHLSGVAALLKSAHPDWSAAAIKSAIMTTADTLNLANSPILDERLISADLFAIGAGHVNPSRASDPGLIYDTPFEDYVPYLCGLNYTNREVGKLLQRKVNCSEVKSITEEQLNYPSFSIRLGSTPQTYTRTVTNVGDAKSSYKVEIVSPKGVVVKVEPSALNFSTLNQKLTYQATFSKTTNVSTTIDVEGFLKWNSNRHSVRSPIAVRVSAE, via the exons ATGGGATTCTTGAAAATTCTTCTTATCTTCATATTTTGCTCTTTCCTAAAGCCTAGTATTCAGAGTGATCTCGAGACTTATATAGTCCATGTTGAATCACCTGAAAACCAAATTTCTAGTCAATCATCGTTAACAGATTTAGAGAGCTATTAC CTTTCTTTTTTGCCTAAAAGTACTAACGTGATTAGCTCGAGTGGAGATGAAGAGGCTGCTAGCATGATCTACTCCTACCATAATGTGATGAAAGGCTTTGCAGCAAGATTAACTGCAGCACAAGTGAAGGAAATGGAGAAGAAACACGGCTTTGTTTCTGCTCAGAAACAGAGGATTTTGTCCTTGCATACTACTCATACTCCAAGCTTTATTGGTTTGCAACAGAATATGGGCTTGTGGAAAGATTCCAATTTTGGAAAAGGCGTGATCATCGGAGTTCTAGACACTGGAATTCTTCCTGATCATCCTTCATTCAGTGACGTTGGGATGCCTCCCCCGCCTGCTAAGTGGAAAGGAGTTTGTGAGTCCAATTTCACTACAAAGTGTAACAACAAGCTCATTGGAGCCAGGTCTTACCAACTTGGCAGTGGTTCCCCGATAGATGATAATGGACATGGTACTCATACAGCAGGCACAGCTGCAGGAGCCTTTGTCAAAGGTGCTAATGTATTTGGGAATGCTAATGGTACTGCTGTTGGTGTTGCTCCTCTTGCCCACATAGCGGTATATAAGGTATGTAGTTCTGATGGCGGTTGTTCTGACAGCGATATTTTAGCTGCCATGGATGCAGCTATAGATGATGGTGTAGATATTCTTTCAATCTCCCTTGGTGGAAGTACAAAACCTTTCCATGATGATGGTATTGCTCTTGGGACGTATAGTGCAGCAGAAAGAGGGATTTTTGTAAGTGCCGCTGCAGGCAATAGCGGTCCATCGGTTGGCACTGTAGCTAATGAAGCCCCGTGGATTCTCACTGTTGGTGCCAGTACTCATGATAGAAAACTGAAGGCTGCTGTTAAACTTGGAAATAGCGAGGAATTTGAAGGTGAATCTGCTTATCATCCAAAGACTTCCAACTCAACATTCTTCACTCTATATGATGCTGGAAAGAATGAAAGTGACCAATTTGGCACGCCTTTTTGCAGTCCAGGTTCACTTAGTGACCCTGCTATCAAAGGTAAGATAGTCTTGTGTTTGCGAAGTAGAAGTCTTCTCAAGGTTGATCAAGGACAATCCGTAAAGGATGCTGGAGGTGTTGGCATGATTATCATCAATGAACAGGAAGAGGGTGTGACTAAATCAGCTGAAGCTCATGTCCTTCCTGCATTGGATATTTCAAATGCTGATGGAAAGAAAATTCTTGCCTATATGAACTCATCTTCAAATCCAGTTGCTTTAATCACCTTCCACGGAACTGTAATTGGAGATAAAAATGCTCCTATAGTTGCTTCATTTTCCTCACGAGGACCAAGCGTAGCAAGTCCTGGCATCTTAAAACCTGACATAATCGGTCCTGGTGTTAATGTCCTTGCTGCTTGGCCTACCTCCGTGGATGACAACAAAAACACAAAATCAACATTCAATATTATATCTGGAACCTCAATGTCTTGCCCTCACCTTAGTGGTGTCGCAGCTCTGCTGAAGAGCGCACATCCTGATTGGTCTGCTGCAGCTATCAAGTCCGCAATCATGACAACCGCTGACACATTAAACCTCGCCAATAGTCCAATACTGGACGAAAGGCTCATTTCTGCTGATCTCTTTGCAATTGGTGCTGGACATGTTAATCCATCGAGAGCAAGTGATCCAGGACTAATTTATGATACACCATTCGAGGACTACGTTCCTTATTTATGTGGTTTGAACTACACAAATCGGGAGGTAGGTAAATTGTTACAACGCAAGGTGAATTGCTCGGAGGTAAAAAGTATCACTGAAGAGCAACTAAATTATCCTTCATTTTCCATCAGACTTGGATCAACTCCTCAGACATATACCAGAACCGTGACCAACGTTGGTGATGCCAAATCATCTTACAAGGTGGAGATAGTTTCACCAAAAGGAGTTGTCGTGAAAGTTGAACCCTCCGCGCTAAATTTCTCAACGTTGAACCAGAAGTTGACATATCAAGCTACATTTTCCAAGACAACTAATGTCTCAACTACCATTGATGTTGAGGGATTCTTGAAGTGGAATTCTAACAGGCACTCTGTAAGAAGTCCAATTGCAGTTAGAGTGTCTGCTGAATGA